Within the Glycine max cultivar Williams 82 chromosome 12, Glycine_max_v4.0, whole genome shotgun sequence genome, the region actaggTTCAGGAATCAAAATAATCAAGTTCAAGGATCAAAATGTCATTAAGCAATTAGGTCCAAGGACTAAAATGACAACAAAATATTAAGTTCAAAGACCAAATAAAAAAGTCTAACTTTTTGACATGTGACAACAATCGtatttgtcacatttttttcatgtttggggacaaaatttaaaattttttatccttCAGGAATCTAATTATCAACGTCTAACAGATTCAATGACGAAAATAAGTATttagctaaaaaaaaatattagaggaTAAATAGTCAAATTCATCCTTGAAAGTGTAATGTGTTAATAAATTGATccataaaagatgaaaaattcaaaGTTAGTATTTAAATATGCAAAAAGTGTGATAAATAAGTCCTGCAGTTTAATAACAAATTGACCTCTAAACTTTACAACTTAATGTCAAATtggttataaaaatttataacttattaTCAAATTGGTCTTTAAATATTACAACTTAATGTCAAAATGGACTCACAAATTTAACGATAGGAataatttgtcacactttttatatattcaaggttgaatttatatttttatcttttaaggatcaatttattacaaaattatagTTTATTGAAAATAAGTTTGACTATTTATCGCGTATTATAACAAAAGTGTACCAAAATTTAATCATtactatgattttttattttaaattttatgcatATTGGACTTTGGTCCCTATTTTTAGTCTTCTAATTGTAGGAATGAAGGATTGGTAGTGATACCCATGTGAggtgaaatttgattattttcaatTGTGACATTTTGGTTTGGTAATTTGCACTAttagactattttttttcttgaaattttatgCAATATGTTAGTAtgttattctttaaaaatgttaattttttgtaagtTGAATCATGATAATTTTCCTACTTAAATAATTAACTTATAgttaacattattaattttatgcctttaattaatatctatttttaatatattagtttACAAATTTCATGTGTTTAATTTAACttgttttaaaacaattattttttaaaactttttaagaGAACTTcttaagaaaaatcttttttcatgtgtgtgcattgtatactatatttctttttttcattttaaaggcttaattgtaatttgatttttataatttaaattatttatcattatagtttttaattttttcaagtcAATTAAgttattctattttaaaaattaaacaaatttaaccATGTCATCAATTGTCTTCTACTTTTTATTTAAGACCTTCACAAATTgaactatttaaattattttaaaccttttttCTACTTAAAACTTGTCAACGAAAACATCAAATCTcacctaaattttttaaaaaaatcccctTTCTTCATACTTTACTTTCACATCCTACAAATATTATCATGTTGATGGAGATAGAGCTCCAATGTTTCATGACAAGAGCGTCTCATGGTATTGTCTCAACTTGAATTTTATTCATTGATTATTATAAGAGTAGAAGTATGAAATGAAGTTTCATATAAGGTGAAATATAAGTGAGAAAAAACCctataaatttgagttttaagATTGTGGGTTAAagtgtaatttatttatatgactGCTCATAATTTATTGGTGTAAATCTTTATTGTATTTATCTCCTTCTGATACACAATAATTGATACCAAAGTTTTCCTAGAGGGTGAGTTCATGCATTTCATTTACTTCAACTAGTAATATCGTGTACTAAATTTGCTGTTAGTGATGTTGATTATAAGGAAAAACCCCATGAGGCCTCGGTATGGTTCTCTTTCAATTTTCATTGACTTACTTGGCAAAGCCACACACAATTGGGATTTATAGATTTCTTATTGAAGGTATGACAAAATGTATTAATTGCCTAGTAGTAACTTGTCACTGTCATTGGAGACTGCATTAGCTATTTCGGATGTTACTAGGAAACGACCAGGCTTAGAACAAAAGGAGTCAAGACTTTTCTTCTGTGCAAGTTGTTTCGAGGAATTGGGTTAGTTGACAGTGACCCATAAATCATTGTTTCAACAATGCCCTCCTTAATAAATTCAGTTGTTGATAGATTGATAAGTAAATTTGTAAAGGACCATTAACCGTATCTAAACCAATAACCATTGATACAATCTAACCACAGTAATAACAGAAAAATGCTATTTAATCTTTGCCTGCAATTCAATTTTTGACACAtcgtgatttttttaatcccaTGTATTGTCAGGGCAACACATAATTGGTTCAGTTTAGACCTTGCCAACATATGCTCATATGGAACTATTGTAGTTTAACTGCAAGACTGGAATTTTATCACATGCAACATGCGTCACTAGAGCCACAGCGCTAAAATTAAGCTATTAGGTTACTGTAACAGGGCGTTAATTTACACTAGGTGAAATCTTGTCTTTGCCGAAGAGGTGGaaactaatatatttatttagaaaatggTTTTCTCATCTTGCAAATGCATgatagacattttttttataggcgAACCTTAATTTGGTAGTGTTGTTAGAAATGTCAATTCAAGAGATTTAAATTTGAGATCTCTCTTTCCTTGTTTCTCTCTTCACCCTTTACCAACTACTAGTagacataatttattatatgtgtcattttttttaaactcaataataaaaatttaattttgataacaaataagatatgtATTATACTATACTTTATATTAGTTTGCATAGAGACTAATTGTCTTCTTACAGCAACTTTAGTGTCTGAGTAAGAATCTTAAATTTAAGATTTGGCCTTGTGTGATATTCCGTTAAAGGAGAACCAGAGATCTCTATAGtagaaaatgaattattatataAGAATCCTGAAGATTTTTGtcatacttgaaaaaaaaaaacaaaaaaaatattgagaacaGAAAACCAGAGATCAACCGGAAGGAAAGAAGGTcgttgaagaagaaaataagagaagaggaagaaaaaaataaacttacttCTTGAGGTGGTCACAAACGATCGCGGTGAAGTGCCGCGGAGGGGGGAGGGGGAGGCCATGAACGGATGGGGAGGCAACGTGAAGTGAGAGGGGAGGGAGAGGGaggaaggagaaggaaaaagaaggtGGAGGGGAGGAGGAATGGTtgggaagaaaaagaaggaagtgtGAACGTTAGAgttgggaaaaaaaaagaaaatataattaagtatatttaatttaataaataattaaataaaatatttaaaagtgagATTTATGTAAGACTTGCAACAAATTATTTAAGATCTCAAAATGAGATTtatcattaaagaaaaaatggaagaaatctTAAAAGATCTTCAATGAATTTCATCAAATGGGTTTCACCAAAAAgtgatgtattttaatttgaaatctatcacttgttcttataattattttattaataattttttttgtctagtgTATATGAAAATCGTTTAGGATAAAAAACCTATGAGTTAATCTACATCAGATGGGTCAGATTTCTCTAAAaatagattatattattttaggaattataatatatattttaaagaaaaaataactcaacaaaacacatgttttaattattcttaggaatattaaaaatattttcaactaattttaatagttaatcAAACATATTTCTTAATAATGCTTGagaataacattattattttatattcccATAACTAAAATAATCATCCGTAAGACAAACGTCACTTGAGATTAttgctaaaaatattattcGTAAATCAAATTCATTTACAACTTTATTATTACTACCTTTGTTCTAATAAATAAGAATGGAGCtagtatcattttttatttttcattcattcattttattgtatttttatattttaattaattaaaatatttttagggtattttaaaaagatatattcagatttagaatttaattagactaaaattatatatatatatatatatatatatatatatatatatatatatatatatatatatatatataaaattaacaattggatcacaattacaaaatttttaaaatatcagaaTTGAAATCACTAAAGAAAtaatagaagaataaaaaatcacCAATAAAAGTTAGAAACTAAAGTTACAatttaatgaagaaaaaaatatatcactaaatatttttagtccATGTAAATaggacaatgttttttttttccttaaaaaataaaacatcttattttaattcttcattTATGTGTGTAAGATGTACTCTTTGTAAAAAAATGCAGTTTGtctttgatataaaattatttatttttggtactCCTTTATAGAAATtaggttaaaatataaatttagtcttttatctatttttttaaaattaatttcatctcttaagtttaacaaaaattcattttaatatctcAAAATGTTACTTTAAACTAAAATGATtctttcatcaattttttttaccatggtTAGATGCCATTAAATAGATCAAATTAGTCTTATAAATTGACGGAAAGATCAACTTAATATAACAAATATACTTTGAACttataaaaccaaaattaacaattgatgaggaaccaaaattatattctagtttacaaataaatacgtactatatttatatttatatataaggcattttcataaatgtaagactaaaaagaaaaatttatattttaagaactaaaaacattTAAGAAAACCCATAAAAACAAGTGAATCAACTATGGTGAGATCATTTCAGTTCatcaaatgtttaaaatttaagcTTTAAGTGTTTAAGTGtagaattaaatatttaaaggaaaaaCTTTATCATCTATAACGAAAGATACTAACATGTGATctataaaaaaagtaagaaaagttATTTATCAAATACTCTCTCTAATCTACTATAATTAAAACACCATGAAGATTGAATCTAATTAAATGCTATCAATcatattatttaagttttaagtGTGAACTACGAGTTGCCATACCTCATTGATGTTTTTGGCTCCATGGATTATCAAGGGATTAATGTAGACCCCACTTTATCTTATAGGCTCCTATGTGGCACAACGTTATTGCATAACGCTTGCATCCATGCAAACGCAATCCAAACCCAATCTAACTCAATGGAGTCCATTTGgtagaaaacaacaaaaataatatcaagaaTAGGAACCCAAAAACTACCATAGCCACTACTGATTCAGAAACTCTTAGGCATAGCGAAAATGACAACCACCTTCGCGACCGTCGCAGGACTCGGTGGTGCATCACTGTCATCCACCTCATCTCGTCTCACCTCAGGTATGATATTGATTGATACACATGCCATGCAATGTGTAAAGAATGGgtgtttacaaaattaattttgaagtcaggtaatttatatttaaatgttttaaatataaaattttagatttaatacaaaagttatttaaattattgcaattcaaaatcaattttaaaagcaGAATTGATTCAATGAGAACCCAAATATGAGAATATTTACCCAAATTCAATGTGATTTTGGATAACGTGAAACTATAGGGTAGGATCAAGAATTCAAGATGAGCATGCTGTGTGGCATGTTTTGCAATTTGTTTGCAGGGTTTGTGAAATCGCCAGTGAGTGCTAGGAATCCCTTGAGGAAAGCTGTGGCAATGGGAAATGGGAGGGTTACATGGTAATTTTAGTACAAGATTAATAATTTGTctgattttgaaattaaaaaagaaaaaaaaatgaatgcatgaatgATGACATgacatgtgtgtgtgtatatatatatatatgatggttGAAGCTTCGAGAGGAATTGGCTGCGGGCAGATTACAGTGTCATTGGGTTTGGATTGATTGGTTGGCTAGCACCCTCAAGCGTACCGGCTATCAACGGTAAAAGTCTGACTGGCCTCTTCTTTGAGAGCATTGGAGCTGAGCTAGCTCACTTCCCCACCCCTCCTGCCCTTACTTCATCCTTTTGGTTAGTCACTTCACcctttgtagttttttttctttcattctttttattattattattattattattattattattattattattattattattattattcaatggTTCTTTACTTCATAGCAACAACaataatcatattaatattaatattaagagaaagaggaagaagatgatgatgagaggcatgaaaagaaaaatgaaattgaaatgagCGACTTGGATGAGTTGGACCTTGCCCAAAGAGAAAACCTAGctagtgtgtgtttggattgCTGTTTAGAGTTTGTTATACGGATAATCACACTTTCCAACGTTAAAAACAGCAAAGAAAGTCTTTTTTATCTCGTTGAGATGAAAGTTACGTTCAACAAAACTGATATACAAATTGAGAACAGAAAACCAGAGATCAACCGGAAGGAAAGAAGGTcgttgaagaagaaaataagagaagaggaagaaaaaaataaacttacttCTTGAGGTGGTCACAAACGATCGCGGTGAAGTGCCGCGGAGGGGGAGGGGGGAGGCCATGAACGGATGGGGAGGCAACGTGAAGTGAGAGGGGAGGGAGAGGGaggaaggagaaggaaaaagaaggtGGAGGGGAGGAGGAATGGTtgggaagaaaaagaaggaagtgtGAACGTTAGagttgggaaaaaaaaaagaaaatataattaagtatatttaatttaataaataattaaataaaatatttaaaagtgagATTTATGTAAGACTTGCAACAAATTATTTAAGATCTCAAAATGAGATTtatcattaaagaaaaaatggaagaaatctTAAAAGATCTTCAATGAATTTCATCAAATGGGTTTCACCAAAAAgtgatgtattttaatttgaaatctatcacttgttcttataattattttattaataattttttttgtctagtgTATATGAAAATCGTTTAGGATAAAAAACCTATGAGTTAATCTACATCAGATGGGTCAGATTTCTCTAAAaatagattatattattttaggaattataatatatattttaaagaaaaaataactcaacaaaacacatgttttaattattcttaggaatattaaaaatattttcaactaattttaatagttaatcAAACATATTTCTTAATAATGCTTGagaataacattattattttatattcccATAACTAAAATAATCATCCGTAAGACAAACGTCACTTGAGATTAttgctaaaaatattattcGTAAATCAAATTCATTTACAACTTTATTATTACTACCTTTGTTCTAATAAATAAGAATGGAGCtagtatcattttttatttttcattcattcattttattgtatttttatattttaattaattaaaatatttttagggtattttaaaaagatatattcagatttagaatttaattagactaaaattatatatatatatatatatatatatatatatatatatatatatatatatatatatatatataaaattaacaattggatcacaattacaaaatttttaaaatatcagaaTTGAAATCACTAAAGAAATAATAGAAGAATAAAAATCACCAATAAAAGTTAGAAACTAAAGTTACAatttaatgaagaaaaaaatatatcactaaatatttttagtccATGTAAATaggacaatgttttttttttccttaaaaaataaaacatcttattttaattcttcattTATGTGTGTAAGATGTactctttgtaaaaaaaatgcagtttgtctttgatataaaattatttatttttggtactCCTTTATAGAAATtaggttaaaatataaatttagtcttttatctatttttttaaaattaatttcatctcttaagtttaacaaaaattcattttaatatctcAAAATGTTACTTTAAACTAAAATGATtctttcatcaattttttttaccatggtTAGATGCCATTAAATAGATCAAATTAGTCTTATAAATTGACGGAAAGATCAACTTAATATAACAAATATACTTTGAACttataaaaccaaaattaacaattgatgaggaaccaaaattatattctagtttacaaataaatacgtactatatttatatttatatataaggcattttcataaatgtaagactaaaaagaaaaatttatattttaagaactaaaaacattTAAGAAAACCCATAAAAACAAGTGAATCAACTATGGTGAGATCATTTCAGTTCatcaaatgtttaaaatttaagcTTTAAGTGTTTAAGTGtagaattaaatatttaaaggaaaaaCTTTATCATCTATAACGAAAGATACTAACATGTGATctataaaaaaagtaagaaaagttATTTATCAAATACTCTCTCTAATCTACTATAATTAAAACACCATGAAGATTGAATCTAATTAAATGCTATCAATcatattatttaagttttaagtGTGAACTACGAGTTGCCATACCTCATTGATGTTTTTGGCTCCATGGATTATCAAGGGATTAATGTAGACCCCACTTTATCTTATAGGCTCCTATGTGGCACAACGTTATTGCATAACGCTTGCATCCATGCAAACGCAATCCAAACCCAATCTAACTCAATGGAGTCCATTTGgtagaaaacaacaaaaataatatcaagaaTAGGAACCCAAAAACTACCATAGCCACTACTGATTCAGAAACTCTTAGGCATAGCGAAAATGACAACCACCTTCGCGACCGTCGCAGGACTCGGTGGTGCATCACTGTCATCCACCTCATCTCGTCTCACCTCAGGTATGATATTGATTGATACACATGCCATGCAATGTGTAAAGAATGGgtgtttacaaaattaattttgaagtcaggtaatttatatttaaatgttttaaatataaaattttagatttaatacaaaagttatttaaattattgcaattcaaaatcaattttaaaagcaGAATTGATTCAATGAGAACCCAAATATGAGAATATTTACCCAAATTCAATGTGATTTTGGATAACGTGAAACTATAGGGTAGGATCAAGAATTCAAGATGAGCATGCTGTGTGGCATGTTTTGCAATTTGTTTGCAGGGTTTGTGAAATCGCCAGTGAGTGCTAGGAATCCCTTGAGGAAAGCTGTGGCAATGGGAAATGGGAGGGTTACATGGTAATTTTAGTACAAGATTAATAATTTGTctgattttgaaattaaaaaagaaaaaaaaatgaatgcatgaatgATGACATgacatgtgtgtgtgtatatatatatatatgatggttGAAGCTTCGAGAGGAATTGGCTGCGGGCAGATTACAGTGTCATTGGGTTTGGATTGATTGGTTGGCTAGCACCCTCAAGCGTACCGGCTATCAACGGTAAAAGTCTGACTGGCCTCTTCTTTGAGAGCATTGGAGCTGAGCTAGCTCACTTCCCCACCCCTCCTGCCCTTACTTCATCCTTTTGGTTAGTCACTTCACcctttgtagtttttttttctttcattcttttttattattattattattattattattattattattattattattattattattattcaatggTTCTTTACTTCATAGCAACAACaataatcatattaatattaatattaagagaaagaggaagaagatgatgatgagaggcatgaaaagaaaaatgaaattgaaatgagCGACTTGGATGAGTTGGACCTTGCCCAAAGAGAAAACCTAGctagtgtgtgtttggattgCTGTTTAGAGTTTGTTATACGGATAATCACACTTTCCAACGTTAAAAACAGCAAAGAAAGTCTTTTTTATCTCGTTGAGATGAAAGTTACGTTCAACAAAACTGATATACAAACATACCTTAAGCTTAATATGTTTGGATACGGATTATATCCAAGTTGAAcggaaaaattatattttttaatataaaaaagtcaaAGTAATTTTGTTGTAGCTTTATTTGAATGTCCATTTGCTTTGGACTCAGTTGCTTCACAAACATAAATCTAGTAGTTCAGACTTGCTcgatttaattaattgacactGCTTTCTAATCTTAAACATTTAAGATGGCTGCATAACTGAAAGAGTTCACCAGAAAAATAGTTGATGAAATAGAGTCAGTACACAGTAGCCTCTTTTGCCAACTTACAGAAagaattttttgaataaaataagtgttttttttcaaaaataattccaACCAAAGTATTTAGTAGTATATACTTACAGTATAAAAGGCTTTACAATCCTATTCACTAATATTTCAacacataattatttatttcacttatattaataaataagagaataagGTGGCAATAGACAGTATAGTATTGGAAtgtgttaatataatatttttgataATGAAAATGAATGATAGTTACTTTCTTATATGGCttttgaatatttataataGCTTTGCTTTTGCCTAACTTTAACGACAAAATATGAGAAGAGTGCACTTGAGCCCAGAGTGCAAATGCTTCAATGTTGTAAGCCCATTTTTATAGTGGGCCAGAGTGTTAATTATTAGAACATTTCTATGTTtgaccaaaaacaaaagaacattTGTGTGTCTCTGATGCTTGTTTGCtctattcttttacaacctcaATTCGAGAAGTTTGACGATGACCGTGGTTGACaaatccccttttttttttacttgatattaaaaatataattaatcattaattataaaatagagatcaaaattgcattttagcctaatattaataattaaattattattatttatgtatcAACAATTGTTTTTTGTTGCATGGACAAATCGATTCTTGTATTTTCGTTAAGTGTTGAAAAGCTGATTTAGCTCATATGAACTCAGGCTACTGGATTTAGAGTCCAATGTCCTGATCACTAAACCATGGGACCagctttgaaataaaaattgcaatttattaAAGAAGACAATGAAACACAGAAAAATGCAGTTTATTAAACAAGATGAATAAAACACATCTTCTACTGTTTT harbors:
- the LOC121173190 gene encoding photosystem I subunit O-like, whose protein sequence is MTTTFATVAGLGGASLSSTSSRLTSGFVKSPVSARNPLRKAVAMGNGRVTCFERNWLRADYSVIGFGLIGWLAPSSVPAINGKSLTGLFFESIGAELAHFPTPPALTSSFWLVTSPFVVFFLSFFLLLLLLLLLLLLLLLLLLFNGSLLHSNNNNHININIKRKRKKMMMRGMKRKMKLK
- the LOC100809697 gene encoding photosystem I subunit O; translated protein: MTTTFATVAGLGGASLSSTSSRLTSGFVKSPVSARNPLRKAVAMGNGRVTCFERNWLRADYSVIGFGLIGWLAPSSVPAINGKSLTGLFFESIGAELAHFPTPPALTSSFWLWLVTWHLGLFICLTFGQIGFKGRTEEYF